One genomic window of Peromyscus maniculatus bairdii isolate BWxNUB_F1_BW_parent chromosome 2, HU_Pman_BW_mat_3.1, whole genome shotgun sequence includes the following:
- the Bag1 gene encoding BAG family molecular chaperone regulator 1 isoform X1 has protein sequence MAETEELVETEETETAVLSVTVTHSNERYDLLVTPQQGNSEPVVQDLAQLVEEATGVPIPFQKLIFKGKSLKEMDIPLSALGIQDGCRVMLIGEKSNPEEEVELKKLKDLEVSVEKTANHLEELNKELSGIQQGFLAKELQAEALCKLDRKVKATIEQFMKILEEIDTMVLPENFKDSRLKRKNLVKKVQVFLAECDTVEQYIYQETERLQSANLALAE, from the exons ATGGCCGAGACTGAGGAGTTGGTCGAGACGGAGGAAACGGAAACAGCCGTGCTCAGCGTGACCGTCACCCACA gcaaTGAGAGGTATGACCTTCTTGTTACCCCACAGCAGGGCAATAGTGAACCAGTTGTCCAAGACCTAGCTCAGCTTGTTGAAGAGGCCACAGGGGTTCCGATCCCTTTTCAGAAGCTCATCTTTAAGG GAAAAtctctgaaagaaatggatatacCATTGTCAGCACTTGGAATACAAGATGGTTGCCGAGTCATGTTAATTGGGGAAAAG AGCAATCCAGAGGAAGAGGTTGAGTTAAAGAAGCTGAAAGATTTGGAAGTATCTGTAGAGAAGACAGCTAACCACCTGGAAGAGTTGAATAAAGAGCTTTCTGGCATCCAGCAG GGTTTTCTGGCTAAGGAGTTACAAGCAGAGGCTCTCTGCAAACTTGATAGGAAAGTCAAGGCCACAATTGAGCAGTTCATGAAGATCTTGGAAGAGATTGACACAATG GTCCTAccagaaaattttaaagacagcagGCTAAAAAGGAAGAATTTGGTAAAAAAGGTTCAG GTGTTCCTAGCTGAGTGTGACACGGTGGAGCAGTACATCTACCAGGAGACGGAGCGGCTGCAGTCTGCAAACTTGGCCCTTGCTGAATGA
- the Bag1 gene encoding BAG family molecular chaperone regulator 1 isoform X2, translating to MAETEELVETEETETAVLSVTVTHRKSLKEMDIPLSALGIQDGCRVMLIGEKSNPEEEVELKKLKDLEVSVEKTANHLEELNKELSGIQQGFLAKELQAEALCKLDRKVKATIEQFMKILEEIDTMVLPENFKDSRLKRKNLVKKVQVFLAECDTVEQYIYQETERLQSANLALAE from the exons ATGGCCGAGACTGAGGAGTTGGTCGAGACGGAGGAAACGGAAACAGCCGTGCTCAGCGTGACCGTCACCCACA GAAAAtctctgaaagaaatggatatacCATTGTCAGCACTTGGAATACAAGATGGTTGCCGAGTCATGTTAATTGGGGAAAAG AGCAATCCAGAGGAAGAGGTTGAGTTAAAGAAGCTGAAAGATTTGGAAGTATCTGTAGAGAAGACAGCTAACCACCTGGAAGAGTTGAATAAAGAGCTTTCTGGCATCCAGCAG GGTTTTCTGGCTAAGGAGTTACAAGCAGAGGCTCTCTGCAAACTTGATAGGAAAGTCAAGGCCACAATTGAGCAGTTCATGAAGATCTTGGAAGAGATTGACACAATG GTCCTAccagaaaattttaaagacagcagGCTAAAAAGGAAGAATTTGGTAAAAAAGGTTCAG GTGTTCCTAGCTGAGTGTGACACGGTGGAGCAGTACATCTACCAGGAGACGGAGCGGCTGCAGTCTGCAAACTTGGCCCTTGCTGAATGA